From a region of the uncultured Desulfatiglans sp. genome:
- the argD gene encoding Acetylornithine aminotransferase, which translates to MSGTEENKTNQPTIALADRFMFPTYARFPVCLVRGEGCRVWDEAGKSYLDFVGGIAVCALGHSSPLVARVLEEQARKLVHVSNLYYTQPQAELARLLVEHSFADRCFFCNSGAEANEAAIKLARRWAHEQYGPERYHIVSMANSFHGRTMATLSATGQAKIQKGYDPLLQGFKFVPFNDLEALSQAVDGTVCAVILEPIQGEGGVVVPSPGYLEGVRRLCDERGVLLIYDEVQVGMGRTGRLFAHEHFGVAPDIMSLAKALANGLPMGAMLAREALTPAFGPGSHATTFGGTPLVSAVAKAVLTSILEDGWLDHCREAGGYFRSRLEALRDRYGFVREVRGIGLIVGMELDVPGGPIVKACMDEGFLINCTQDRILRFVPPLIVKKEEIDRLVEALDRILGSVASPG; encoded by the coding sequence ATGTCAGGCACGGAAGAGAACAAAACGAATCAGCCGACGATCGCTTTGGCTGATCGATTCATGTTTCCGACCTACGCCCGGTTTCCTGTCTGCCTCGTGCGGGGGGAGGGCTGCCGGGTCTGGGACGAGGCCGGGAAGAGCTATCTGGATTTCGTGGGCGGCATCGCCGTCTGTGCCCTTGGGCACAGCTCGCCGCTGGTGGCGCGGGTCCTCGAGGAGCAGGCCCGAAAGCTGGTGCATGTATCCAATCTCTATTACACGCAGCCGCAGGCGGAGCTGGCACGGCTTCTGGTGGAGCACAGCTTCGCGGACCGGTGCTTTTTCTGCAACAGCGGGGCCGAGGCGAACGAGGCCGCCATCAAGCTCGCCCGGCGCTGGGCCCATGAACAATACGGACCGGAGCGCTATCACATCGTGTCGATGGCCAACTCCTTTCACGGGAGGACCATGGCGACCCTCTCGGCGACCGGCCAGGCCAAGATCCAGAAGGGGTACGACCCGCTGCTGCAGGGATTCAAGTTCGTCCCCTTCAACGATTTGGAAGCCCTTTCGCAGGCGGTGGACGGGACCGTCTGTGCCGTCATCCTGGAGCCCATCCAGGGCGAGGGCGGGGTGGTGGTTCCGTCGCCGGGTTATCTCGAGGGGGTCAGGCGCCTGTGCGACGAGCGGGGCGTGCTCCTGATCTACGACGAGGTCCAGGTCGGGATGGGGCGGACCGGCCGGCTTTTCGCACACGAGCATTTCGGGGTGGCGCCGGATATCATGTCGCTGGCCAAGGCGCTCGCCAACGGCCTGCCCATGGGGGCCATGCTGGCGCGCGAGGCCTTGACACCCGCCTTCGGCCCGGGCAGCCATGCCACGACCTTCGGCGGCACCCCGCTGGTGTCTGCGGTCGCCAAGGCCGTCCTCACGAGCATCCTCGAGGACGGTTGGCTCGATCACTGCCGCGAGGCGGGGGGATATTTCAGGTCGCGGCTCGAGGCCCTCCGGGATAGGTACGGATTCGTCAGGGAAGTGCGGGGGATCGGATTGATCGTCGGGATGGAACTCGACGTCCCGGGCGGTCCGATCGTCAAGGCGTGCATGGACGAAGGGTTTCTGATCAACTGTACCCAGGACAGGATCCTCCGGTTCGTCCCGCCGCTGATCGTGAAGAAAGAGGAGATCGATCGACTGGTCGAGGCCCTCGACCGTATTCTCGGAAGCGTGGCGTCACCCGGCTAG
- the argB gene encoding Acetylglutamate kinase, with translation MITQSDRAKVLIEALPYIQRFNGATIVVKYGGHAMVDEKLKRDFALDIILLKYVGLNPVVVHGGGPQIGELLKRLSIEPVFVDGMRVTDPQTMDVVEMVLVGKVNKEIVTLINTNGGRAVGLSGKDGQLVTAQRMKYLKSRGEDQPPELIDMGLVGEITAVDPTILLKLMEDAFIPVIAPVGGGVEGETFNINADLVAGAVASALRARKLILLTDTQGVLDQSGSLLSTLKEGEARELINRGVIKGGMIPKVNCCLDALKGGVRKTHIIDGRQEHAILLEIFTKEGVGTEIVP, from the coding sequence TCGCGCCAAGGTCCTGATCGAGGCCTTGCCTTACATCCAGCGCTTCAACGGTGCCACGATCGTCGTCAAGTACGGCGGGCACGCCATGGTGGACGAAAAGTTGAAGCGCGACTTCGCGCTCGACATCATCCTGCTCAAGTATGTGGGGCTGAACCCGGTCGTGGTCCACGGCGGCGGCCCTCAAATCGGCGAGCTCCTGAAACGGCTGTCGATCGAGCCGGTCTTCGTCGACGGGATGCGGGTCACGGACCCCCAGACGATGGACGTGGTGGAGATGGTCCTGGTCGGAAAGGTCAACAAGGAGATCGTGACCCTCATCAACACCAACGGCGGCAGGGCTGTCGGTCTTTCCGGCAAGGACGGGCAGCTGGTGACGGCCCAGCGCATGAAATACCTCAAAAGCCGGGGGGAGGATCAGCCCCCTGAGCTGATCGATATGGGACTTGTCGGGGAGATCACCGCGGTGGATCCCACGATCCTCCTGAAGCTGATGGAGGATGCCTTCATTCCGGTCATTGCCCCTGTGGGCGGCGGGGTGGAGGGGGAGACCTTCAACATCAACGCCGACCTCGTGGCCGGTGCCGTGGCCTCGGCCCTCAGGGCTCGGAAACTGATCCTTCTGACCGACACGCAGGGGGTTCTGGACCAGTCGGGCAGCCTCCTTTCGACCCTGAAGGAGGGCGAGGCGCGGGAACTGATCAACCGGGGGGTGATCAAGGGCGGCATGATCCCGAAGGTCAACTGCTGCCTCGACGCCCTCAAGGGCGGGGTCCGCAAGACGCACATCATCGACGGGCGCCAGGAGCACGCGATCCTGCTCGAGATCTTCACCAAGGAAGGGGTGGGGACGGAGATCGTCCCCTGA